In Amaranthus tricolor cultivar Red isolate AtriRed21 chromosome 5, ASM2621246v1, whole genome shotgun sequence, a genomic segment contains:
- the LOC130813517 gene encoding exocyst complex component EXO70H1-like, whose protein sequence is MEATLDLSMKVISSWDYETSDISPNTSLFNHHTREEVLEFMRAVKDLHGVLLFYTNSLNNSSINPSHKKIAFCQNLLRIAKKRLSSEFYSLLKTNSKHNIHQFSLQSDHQSSIFTISNQKTRSNSNGDNYPINTTEDSSAIADLKLIADCMMSAGFGKKCLKIYKLTRRSFVDDALLKMETRRLKKAHVQKLDWETIDLKMKKWLKNVGICMKIFSHEKLLCENLFSSGTLSSVTESCFSEVCKEGALILIIIPGKLAKHAKKSPDKMFNFLQLYDGLYEYTSEIDRLFSSDLTSVVRLEFTSSLGRISDSVKLMLAEFESSVNKDTNKAIIPGGGAHPLTKYVINYLIHLADHSSSLEKILIDYPVSLQSPLPESYFEGKTLSSPLALQFGWLILVLLGKLDNKSELYKDVALSYLFLANNLQYVVKKVKCTKLYNVLGEKWVNKHGAKVIQYAANYERMGWGRVISALPKDLTVDMSLDQVKESFKRFNVDFEEEYRKEVDWIVQDTQLRDEMKASIIRKVDARYRKMYDKYKVVLAKSRERGKIDSVVKFSPEDLENYLCDLLDGHDEEGEDDLLSIIPQGKSEATSHEVKENPVLQRRSRRLLLLVRQHHYL, encoded by the coding sequence ATGGAAGCAACCCTAGATTTATCCATGAAAGTAATCTCATCATGGGACTATGAAACCTCAGATATCTCCCCAAATACATCCTTATTCAACCACCATACCCGTGAAGAAGTTCTAGAATTCATGCGAGCCGTTAAAGACCTCCATGGAGTTCTTCTTTTCTACACAAATTCCCTCAACAATTCCTCCATTAATCCATCACACAAAAAAATAGCCTTTTGTCAAAACCTTCTTCGTATTGCCAAAAAAAGACTAAGTAGTGAattttactctcttttaaaaacaaatagTAAACATAATATTCATCAATTTTCCCTTCAATCAGATCACCAATCATCAATTTTTACTATATCAAATCAAAAAACAAGAAGTAATAGTAATGGGGATAATTATCCCATTAATACTACTGAAGATTCATCTGCCATTGCTGACCTTAAATTGATTGCAGATTGTATGATGAGTGCTGGGTTTGGTAAGAaatgtttaaaaatatataaacttaCAAGAAGATCATTTGTTGATGATGCACTTCTAAAAATGGAAACTCGACGGTTAAAAAAAGCTCATGTTCAGAAACTTGATTGGGAAACTATTGATTTAAAGAtgaaaaaatggttaaaaaatgTTGGGATTTGCATGAAAATATTTTCCCATGAGAAATTATTATGTGAGAATTTGTTCTCTTCTGGTACATTATCTTCTGTTACTGAATCTTGCTTTTCTGAGGTTTGTAAAGAGGGTGCcctaattttgattattatacCTGGGAAACTTGCGAAACACGCAAAGAAATCACCTGATAAAATGTTCAATTTTCTTCAACTTTATGATGGGTTATATGAATATACATCGGAAATTGATAGATTATTTTCATCGGATTTGACATCAGTTGTCAGATTAGAGTTTACGTCTTCGTTAGGGAGGATTTCTGACTCCGTCAAGCTGATGTTGGCGGAGTTTGAATCCTCCGTaaataaagatacaaataaaGCAATAATCCCAGGAGGTGGGGCCCACCCGCTAACTAAATATgtgataaattatttaattcatttggCTGATCATTCATCGTCATTGGAAAAAATACTGATTGATTATCCGGTAAGTTTACAATCGCCGTTACCTGAAAGTTATTTCGAAGGAAAAACATTATCGTCCCCTTTAGCGTTACAATTTGGATGGTTAATTTTAGTATTACTCGGAAAATTAGATAATAAATCAGAGCTTTACAAGGATGTTGctctttcttatttatttttagctaATAATTTACAATATGTAGTAAAAAAAGTTAAGTGTACAAAATTGTATAACGTGTTGGGTGAAAAATGGGTAAACAAACACGGCGCAAAAGTTATACAATACGCAGCGAATTACGAAAGAATGGGATGGGGAAGAGTAATATCAGCATTACCAAAAGATCTAACGGTGGATATGAGTCTTGATCAAGTGAAAGAAAGTTTTAAGAGATTCAACGTTGATTTTGAAGAGGAGTACCGTAAGGAGGTGGACTGGATTGTACAGGATACACAATTAAGAGATGAAATGAAAGCGTCGATAATAAGAAAAGTTGACGCAAGGTATAGGAAGATGTATGATAAGTATAAGGTGGTTTTGGCTAAGAGTAGAgaaagagggaaaattgattCGGTAGTTAAATTTAGTCCGGAAGATTTGGAAAATTATTTGTGTGATTTATTGGATGGTCATGATGAGGAAGGGGAGGATGATTTGCTGAGTATAATACCGCAGGGGAAAAGCGAAGCGACGTCGCATGAGGTTAAGGAAAATCCGGTTCTTCAACGACGTAGTCGACGTCTTCTTTTATTGGTTCGTCAACATCATTATTTGTAA